A window from Amblyomma americanum isolate KBUSLIRL-KWMA chromosome 7, ASM5285725v1, whole genome shotgun sequence encodes these proteins:
- the LOC144098044 gene encoding uncharacterized protein LOC144098044 has protein sequence MIRTRRRWLLQSKKGNHAGYHSEMDGSYLEKWFTDKLLPYIPANSIVVKDNAPYHSVALEKAPTKSTRKVDIQLWLTKKGVPWSQDMVRAELLELPQKVNLHSVVYRIDTLAATHGHEVLRLPPYRCEFTHIELVWSQVKGYIASRNKYFILAEVEKILPEALASLSQEDWLNCCVHVEKVEAEAWQRDMIVDAEIEPVFFSICDSCNSSSDESSTHLSDEVLSGIAELV, from the coding sequence ATGATTCGTACAAGACGCCGCTGGCTTCTTCAGAGCAAAAAGGGAAACCACGCTGGCTACCACTCTGAGATGGATGGCAGCTACTTGGAGAAGTGGTTCACCGACAAGCTTTTGCCATACATTCCGGCCAATAGCATTGTCGTCAAGGACAATGCTCCATATCATAGCGTGGCTCTTGAAAAAGCACCTACCAAGTCTACGCGCAAAGTTGATATTCAGCTTTGGCTCACAAAGAAAGGTGTTCCGTGGTCACAGGACATGGTGAGGGCAGAACTGCTGGAGCTTCCTCAAAAGGTAAACTTACACAGCGTTGTGTACCGCATTGACACCCTGGCAGCTACACATGGCCACGAAGTGCTTCGTTTACCACCGTACCGCTGCGAGTTCACTCACATTGAACTTGTCTGGAGCCAGGTGAAGGGATACATCGCAAGTCGCAACAAATATTTCATTTTGGCTGAAGTGGAAAAGATCTTGCCTGAAGCACTGGCGTCTTTAAGTCAGGAAGACTGGCTAAACTGTTGTGTTCATGTGGAGAAAGTTGAGGCTGAAGCATGGCAACGCGATATGATTGTTGACGCTGAAATTGAACCGGTTTTCTTCAGCATTTGTGACTCGTGCAACTCCTCCTCTGATGAGTCGAGCACTCATTTAAGTGATGAAGTTTTAAGTGGCATCGCGGAACTTGTTTGA